One genomic window of Halorubrum hochsteinianum includes the following:
- a CDS encoding acetylglutamate/acetylaminoadipate kinase: protein MTGTESDAAGASADDGTAAGEPPVVVKVGGAKAVDPAGAVGDVAHLVANGRRVVVVHGGSTVVDETLERLDIEPEYVESASGVTGRFTDAETMEAFAMAMAGKLNTELTAQFRSAGVDAVGLSGVDGGLLSGPRKSAVRVVEDGKKKIRRGDHSGKIESVNGDLLGDLLADGYTPVVSPPMAGDEGDGEVTPVNADADRAAAAVAGALGADLVLLTDVSGVYADPDDPETRIDAAATPDELAAVEDAAEGFMGKKVMAAREALSGGSGRVVIADANVRDPVVAALGGAGTTVERSALGGERESGVEAEGGETA from the coding sequence ATGACCGGGACCGAGTCCGACGCGGCCGGCGCGTCCGCGGACGACGGAACCGCCGCCGGCGAGCCGCCGGTCGTCGTCAAGGTCGGCGGCGCGAAGGCGGTCGATCCCGCCGGCGCGGTCGGCGACGTGGCCCACCTCGTCGCCAACGGCCGGCGAGTCGTCGTCGTCCACGGCGGCTCGACGGTCGTCGACGAGACCCTCGAACGGCTCGACATCGAGCCGGAGTACGTCGAGTCCGCCTCCGGCGTCACGGGGCGGTTCACCGACGCGGAGACGATGGAGGCGTTCGCGATGGCGATGGCGGGCAAGCTCAACACCGAACTGACCGCACAGTTCCGGTCGGCGGGGGTCGACGCGGTCGGCCTCTCCGGCGTCGACGGCGGCCTCCTCTCGGGGCCGCGCAAGTCGGCCGTCCGCGTCGTCGAGGACGGGAAAAAGAAGATCCGCCGCGGCGACCACTCGGGGAAGATCGAGTCGGTGAACGGCGACCTGCTCGGCGACCTGCTCGCCGACGGCTACACCCCGGTCGTCTCGCCCCCGATGGCGGGCGACGAGGGCGACGGCGAGGTCACCCCAGTCAACGCCGACGCCGACCGCGCGGCCGCGGCCGTCGCGGGCGCGCTCGGTGCCGACCTCGTCCTGCTGACCGACGTGTCCGGCGTGTACGCCGACCCGGACGACCCCGAGACGCGCATCGACGCGGCCGCGACGCCCGACGAGCTGGCGGCCGTCGAGGACGCCGCCGAGGGGTTCATGGGCAAGAAGGTGATGGCCGCGAGAGAGGCGCTCTCCGGCGGCTCCGGCCGCGTCGTGATCGCGGACGCCAACGTCCGCGACCCGGTCGTCGCCGCGCTCGGCGGCGCGGGGACGACGGTCGAGCGGTCGGCGCTCGGCGGCGAACGTGAGTCCGGTGTCGAAGCCGAAGGGGGTGAGACCGCGTGA
- the argH gene encoding argininosuccinate lyase — MTDDDPGTADASAGDGDADGGTAVRRDRFSGGPAREFLSSLAADEAIFEADLAVDRAHVVMLAEQGIVDDGVAGEILAALDDVEEAGHGALPDGEDVHEAIETAVIDRIGPDGGRMHTARSRNDEVATCIRYRLRGDLLAAVEATVAAREAFVDAADDHAETVMPGYTHLQPAQPTTVGHYLLSYEGALARDTERLLDAYDRVNRSPLGGAAFAGTPFDVDRDRTAELLGFDGTVRNSTDAVSARDFLAESASALATLATTLSGLAEDLIVFSNKGVIELADAYASTSSIMPQKKNPDTLELTRGVAGDAIGEATGTLSLLKGLPRAYNRDLQRAHASVFDIADDVREATEVAAGAVATADWDEDALAAAAGEGFSIATGVADLLAANGLPFRTAHEIVASAATEVADGDDPATAAAKVDEAARAVLGESLFERVSRDEVERVLDPAESVASRDSAGGPAPAAVAEELAAATAGIDADGAALDERRESLAAAADALAAEVATHE, encoded by the coding sequence ATGACCGACGACGATCCCGGTACGGCCGACGCGAGTGCGGGCGACGGCGACGCGGACGGCGGCACCGCCGTCCGCCGCGACCGCTTCAGCGGCGGTCCAGCCCGCGAGTTCCTGTCGAGCCTCGCGGCCGACGAGGCCATCTTCGAGGCCGACCTCGCGGTCGACCGCGCGCACGTGGTGATGCTCGCCGAGCAGGGGATCGTCGACGACGGGGTCGCGGGGGAGATCCTCGCGGCGCTCGACGACGTGGAGGAGGCCGGACACGGCGCGCTCCCCGACGGCGAGGACGTCCACGAGGCGATAGAGACCGCTGTCATCGACCGGATTGGTCCCGACGGCGGGCGGATGCACACCGCGCGTTCGCGGAACGACGAGGTGGCGACCTGTATCCGCTACCGGCTGCGCGGGGACCTGCTCGCGGCGGTCGAGGCGACCGTCGCCGCCCGGGAGGCGTTCGTCGACGCCGCGGACGACCACGCAGAGACCGTGATGCCGGGGTACACCCACCTCCAGCCGGCCCAGCCGACGACCGTCGGCCACTACCTCCTGTCGTACGAGGGCGCGCTCGCCCGCGACACGGAGCGGCTGCTCGACGCGTACGACCGCGTGAACCGGTCGCCGCTCGGCGGCGCGGCGTTCGCGGGGACGCCCTTCGACGTGGACCGCGACCGGACCGCCGAGCTGCTCGGGTTCGACGGCACGGTCCGCAACTCGACCGACGCCGTCTCCGCGCGCGACTTCCTCGCGGAGTCCGCGAGCGCGCTCGCGACGCTCGCGACGACGCTGTCGGGGCTCGCGGAGGACCTGATCGTGTTCTCGAACAAGGGGGTGATCGAGCTGGCGGACGCGTACGCCTCCACCTCCTCGATCATGCCCCAGAAGAAGAACCCCGACACGCTGGAGCTGACCCGCGGCGTCGCGGGCGACGCGATCGGCGAGGCGACCGGCACGCTGAGCCTGCTGAAGGGGCTGCCGCGCGCCTACAACCGCGACCTCCAGCGCGCCCACGCGAGCGTCTTCGACATCGCCGACGACGTGCGCGAGGCGACCGAGGTGGCGGCGGGCGCGGTCGCGACCGCCGACTGGGACGAGGACGCGCTCGCGGCCGCCGCGGGCGAGGGGTTCTCGATCGCGACGGGCGTCGCGGACCTGCTCGCGGCGAACGGGCTCCCGTTCCGCACCGCCCACGAGATCGTCGCGAGCGCGGCGACCGAGGTCGCGGACGGCGACGACCCCGCGACGGCCGCCGCAAAAGTTGACGAGGCCGCACGGGCCGTGCTGGGCGAGTCCCTCTTCGAGCGCGTGTCCCGCGACGAGGTCGAACGCGTGCTCGACCCGGCGGAGAGCGTCGCGAGCCGCGACTCGGCCGGCGGGCCGGCCCCCGCGGCGGTCGCCGAGGAACTGGCGGCCGCGACCGCGGGAATCGACGCGGACGGGGCGGCGCTCGACGAGCGCCGCGAGTCGCTCGCGGCGGCCGCCGACGCGCTCGCCGCGGAGGTGGCGACGCATGAGTGA
- the lysX gene encoding lysine biosynthesis protein LysX translates to MRVGVLYSRIRRDEKLLLGELRERGHEVEKIDVREERFGLESTTAPVDDLDLVVDRCLSTSRSLYATRFLDSYGVPVVNSPETGDVCADKAKNSLALAEADVPTPATEVAFTKEAALEAIESFGYPCVLKPVTGSWGRLMAKIDSRNAAEAILEHKETLGHYEHKVFYVQEFVDKPGRDIRVLAVDGEPVAAMTRSSDHWLTNAAKGGETEAFDLDERATELVERASDAVGGGMLGVDLMEVGVEPEADAGETGVDADGDGIPDDYTVHEVNHTVEFKALDSATEVDVPARVVDWLETKAAAAADEGAEESTEATT, encoded by the coding sequence GTGCGCGTAGGCGTCCTCTACTCTCGGATACGGAGAGACGAGAAGCTCCTGCTCGGCGAGCTCCGCGAGCGTGGCCACGAGGTCGAGAAGATAGACGTGCGCGAGGAGCGGTTCGGGCTGGAGTCCACGACCGCTCCGGTCGACGACCTCGACCTCGTCGTCGACCGCTGCCTGTCGACGAGTCGGTCGCTGTACGCGACGCGCTTCCTCGACAGCTACGGCGTCCCCGTGGTGAACTCTCCCGAGACGGGCGACGTCTGCGCCGACAAGGCGAAGAACTCGCTCGCGCTCGCCGAGGCGGACGTGCCGACGCCCGCCACGGAGGTGGCGTTCACGAAGGAGGCCGCCCTCGAAGCGATCGAGTCGTTCGGCTACCCCTGCGTCCTCAAGCCGGTCACCGGCTCGTGGGGGCGGCTGATGGCGAAGATCGACTCGCGGAACGCCGCCGAGGCCATCCTCGAACACAAGGAGACGCTCGGCCACTACGAGCACAAGGTGTTCTACGTCCAAGAGTTCGTCGACAAGCCCGGCCGCGACATCCGCGTGCTGGCGGTCGACGGCGAGCCGGTCGCGGCGATGACGCGCTCGTCCGACCACTGGCTCACAAACGCCGCGAAGGGCGGCGAGACGGAGGCGTTCGACCTCGACGAGCGCGCGACCGAACTGGTCGAGCGCGCCTCCGACGCGGTCGGCGGCGGGATGCTCGGCGTCGACCTGATGGAGGTCGGAGTCGAGCCGGAAGCGGACGCCGGCGAGACCGGAGTCGACGCGGACGGCGACGGCATCCCCGACGACTACACCGTCCACGAGGTGAACCACACCGTCGAGTTCAAGGCGCTCGATTCGGCCACCGAGGTCGACGTGCCGGCGCGGGTCGTCGACTGGCTGGAGACGAAGGCGGCCGCGGCGGCCGACGAGGGCGCGGAGGAGTCCACGGAGGCGACCACATGA
- the lysW gene encoding lysine biosynthesis protein LysW: MTSDTDTLTAEDPITGEEIEIPADVEVGEIIDSPVTGTELEVISLDPVVLEEAPELEEDWGE, from the coding sequence ATGACGAGCGACACCGACACGCTGACCGCGGAGGACCCGATCACGGGCGAGGAGATCGAGATCCCGGCCGACGTCGAGGTCGGGGAGATCATCGACAGTCCGGTCACCGGGACCGAGCTCGAAGTGATCTCGCTCGATCCGGTCGTCTTGGAGGAGGCACCAGAACTCGAGGAGGACTGGGGCGAGTAG
- the argC gene encoding N-acetyl-gamma-glutamyl-phosphate reductase encodes MTDGTYTASVVGGTGFTGGELLRILAGHPDFEVVQATSRSADNMTVGRSHPNLRGLDLRFSDPDDLESVDVLFAATPHGVSMGRIDEFFEAADTVVDLSADFRLPEADAYDEWYDGHESPEYLDRAEYALPELNRENLVGADLIGGGGCNATATILGLKPLVDAGALGPETGEVVVDVKVGSSEGGAGGGAASSHPERSGVVRPYAPTGHRHEAEIEAYLGLSVSFTVHAVDMVRGASATCHVFPDEPVSKGDLWGAYRDAYADEPFMRIVSGGGGVYRYPEPKSVAGTNHGEVGFELDPGNRRVVVFSAIDNMTKGSAGQAVHAANVALGLDETAGLEFDGLHPVGSP; translated from the coding sequence ATGACCGACGGGACGTACACCGCGAGCGTCGTCGGCGGCACCGGCTTCACCGGCGGCGAGCTGTTGCGGATCCTCGCCGGCCACCCCGATTTCGAGGTCGTTCAGGCCACCTCGCGGTCGGCGGACAACATGACCGTCGGGCGCTCGCACCCGAACCTGCGCGGGCTGGACCTGCGCTTCTCGGACCCCGACGACCTGGAGTCGGTCGACGTGCTGTTCGCGGCGACGCCGCACGGCGTCTCGATGGGCCGGATCGACGAGTTCTTCGAGGCGGCCGACACCGTCGTCGACCTCTCGGCCGACTTCCGGCTGCCCGAGGCCGACGCCTACGACGAGTGGTACGACGGCCACGAGTCGCCGGAGTACCTCGACCGCGCGGAGTACGCGCTGCCCGAACTGAACCGCGAGAACCTCGTCGGCGCGGACCTGATCGGCGGCGGCGGCTGCAACGCGACCGCGACGATCCTCGGCCTCAAGCCGCTGGTCGACGCGGGCGCGCTCGGCCCGGAGACGGGCGAGGTCGTCGTCGACGTGAAGGTCGGCTCCTCGGAGGGCGGCGCGGGCGGCGGCGCGGCCTCCTCGCACCCGGAGCGCTCGGGCGTCGTGCGCCCCTACGCGCCCACGGGCCACCGCCACGAGGCGGAGATCGAGGCGTACCTCGGCCTCTCCGTCTCCTTCACCGTCCACGCGGTCGACATGGTGCGGGGCGCGAGCGCGACCTGTCACGTCTTCCCCGACGAGCCGGTCTCGAAGGGGGACCTGTGGGGCGCGTACCGCGACGCCTACGCCGACGAGCCGTTCATGCGGATCGTCTCCGGCGGGGGCGGCGTCTACCGCTACCCCGAGCCGAAGTCGGTCGCCGGGACGAACCACGGCGAGGTCGGCTTCGAGCTCGACCCCGGCAACCGCCGGGTCGTCGTCTTCTCGGCGATCGACAACATGACCAAGGGGTCGGCGGGCCAGGCCGTCCACGCGGCGAACGTCGCGCTCGGCCTCGACGAGACCGCCGGCCTCGAGTTCGACGGGCTTCACCCGGTGGGATCGCCATGA